The stretch of DNA TGCACGTTCTGCATCGTCCCGGCCCTGCGCGGCAAGGAGCGCGACCGCCGCCCGGGCGACATCCTCGCCGAGATCGAGGCACTCGTGGCCGAGGGCGTCGTCGAGGTCACGCTGCTGGGCCAGAACGTCAACAGCTACGGCGTCGAGTTCGGCGACCGCGAGGCCTTCTCCAAGCTGCTGCGCGCCTGCGGGCAGATCGAGGGACTGGAGCGGGTGCGCTTCACCTCGCCGCACCCGGCCGCGTTCTCCGACGACGTGATCACGGCCATGGCCGAGACGCCCAACGTCATGCCGCAGCTGCACATGCCGCTGCAGTCGGGCTCCGACCGCATCCTCAAGGCGATGCGCCGCTCGTACCGCAAGGAGCGCTTCCTGGGCATCCTCGACCGTGTCCGCGCGGCGATGCCCGAGGCCTCCATCACCACCGACATCATCGTGGGCTTCCCGGGCGAGACCGAGGAGGACTTCCTCGAGACGATGGACGTCGTCCGCAAGGCGCGGTTCACGAGCGCCTTCACGTTCCAGTACTCGCAGCGTCCGGGGACGCCCGCGGCCGACCTGCCCGACCAGCTGCCGAAGGCGGTCGTCCAGGAGCGCTACGAGCGCCTCGCCGCACTCGTGTCGGAGGTCGCCTGGTCGGAGAACCAGCGCCTCGAGGGACGCGTCGTCGAGCTGCTGGTGTCCGACCAGTCCCAGGCGGGCGGTCGCAAGGACGCCGAGACCCACCGGATGAGCGGCCGGGCCCGCGACAACCGACTCGTGCACTTCGCCCCGGGCGGCCACGCCGTGCGCCCCGGCGACCTGGTCGTGACCACGGTGACGAAGGCGTCGCCGCACCACCTCGTCGCCGATGGCGAGCCGATCGAGGTGCGCCGCACCCGCGCGGGCGATGCCTGGGAGGCCCGCCAGGGCCGCACCTCCGTCACGCCCGGCTCGGTGGGCCTGGGGATGCCGTCGGTCGGGGTGCCCGCCCCGCTGCCGCCGGCGCCCGCCTGCGCTCCCGCCTGAGGCGCGGGGCCCGGTGTTCGGGTCGCGCGAAATCTTGAGGTAATCTGAATCCGCTGATGAGGCCAATGTCGTCCTCGCCCAGTTTCCTTCCGCATGGCATCGACGACAGGTTCTCTCCATGGATCGTCCTCTCTTCTCGGCCGCGCCCCCGGCGCAAGGCCTCTACGACCCCGCCAACGAGCACGACAACTGCGGCGTCGCCTTCGTGGCCACCCTCACCGGCGTCCCCAGCCACGAGATGGTCCAGCACGGCCTGACCGCGCTGCGCAACCTCGACCACCGTGGTGCCGTGGGCGGCGAGCCCAACACCGGTGACGGCGCCGGCATCCTCATGCAGGTCCCCGACCGGTTCCTGCGCGGTGTCGCCCCCGTCGAGCTCCCCGAGCTCGGCCGCTACGCCGCCGGCATGGCCTTCCTGCCGCGCGATCGCGTCACCGCGGCCAAGGCCGACGTCGAGGCCATCGCCGCGGAGGAGGGCCTCGAGGTCCTCGGCTGGCGCGACGTGCCGGTCGAGCCCTCGATCCTGGGCTCGATGGCCTACGCCGCGATGCCCGCGTTCCAGCTCTTCTTCATCACGACCCCCGACCGCTCGGCCGCGGGCATCGAGCTGGACCGCCTGACCTTCGCGGTCAACAAGCGCGCGCACCACGAGGTGGGCGTCTACTTCCCGTCGCTGTCGTCGCGCACCCTCGTCTACAAGGGCATGCTCACGACCGAGCAGCTCGACGTGTTCTTCCCCGACCTGCTCGACGAGCGGATGGAGTCGGCGCTGGCGATCGTCCACAGCCGCTTCTCCACCAACACGTTCCCGAGCTGGCCGCTGGCCCACCCGTTCCGCTACCTGGCGCACAACGGCGAGATCAACACCGCCCGCGGCAACCGCAACTGGATGCGGGCCCGCGAGGCGCTCCTCGAGAGCGACCTCATCCCCGGCGACCTGACGCGCCTGTTCCCGATCTGCAGCCCCGACGGCCCCGACACGGCCTCGCTCGACGAGGTGCTGGAGCTGCTGCACCTGGGCGGTCGCTCGCTGCCGCACGCGGTGATGATGATGATCCCCGAGGCGTGGGAGAACAACGCCGAGATGGATCCCGCGCGCCGCGCGTTCTACGAGTTCCACTCCACCGTCATGGAGGCCTGGGACGGCCCCGCGGCCGTCTGCTTCACCGACGGCACCCAGATCGGCGCGGTGCTGGACCGCAACGGCCTGCGCCCCGGCCGATACGTCATCACCGAGGACGGCCTCGTCGTGCTGGCCTCCGAGGCGGGCGTGCTGGACATCGACCCCAAGACGATCACCCGCAAGGGCCGTGTCGAGCCGGGCAAGATGTTCCTGCTCGACCTCGCCGAGCACCGCGTCGTCGAGGACCACGAGATCAAGGGCTCGCTCGCGAGCGAGGAGCCCTACGAGGAGTGGCTGTACTCGGGCCTCGTCCGCTTCGAGGACCTGCCCGACCTCGAGCACATCGTGCACACGCACGCCTCCGTCGCCCGCCGCCAGCAGGTGTTCGGCTACACCGAGGAGGAGGTGCGCAAGCTCGTCGCGCCCATCGCGCGCACGGGCGCCGAGACCATCGGCTCGATGGGCACCGACACGCCGATCGCGGCGCTGTCCGAGCGTCCTCGCCTGCTGTTCGACTACTTCAGCCAGCTGTTCGCGCAGGTGACCAACCCGCCGCTCGACGCGATCCGCGAGGAGGTCGTCACCTCGCTCGCAGGCACGATCGGCCCGGAGAAGAACCTGCTCGACCCGAGCCCGGCCTCGTGCCGCATGCTCCAGCTGCCGTTCCCCGTGATCGACAGCGACGAGCTGGCCAAGATCCGCCACATGAACCGCGACGGCGACATGCCCGGCTTCAGCGTGCACGTCGTCCGCGGCCTCTACGACGTCCTGGGCGGGGGAGAGGCGCTCGCGAAGCGTCTCGACGAGATCTGCGCCGAG from Aeromicrobium phoceense encodes:
- the miaB gene encoding tRNA (N6-isopentenyl adenosine(37)-C2)-methylthiotransferase MiaB; protein product: MTKTYEVRTYGCQMNVHDSERLSGLLETAGYAAAPSGETPDLVVFNTCAVRENADNKLYGNLGHVASLKAKKPGMQVAVGGCLAQKDKDTITTRAPWVDVVFGTHNIGSLPVLLERARIAEESQVEILESLEVFPSTLPTKRDSVFAAWVSISVGCNNTCTFCIVPALRGKERDRRPGDILAEIEALVAEGVVEVTLLGQNVNSYGVEFGDREAFSKLLRACGQIEGLERVRFTSPHPAAFSDDVITAMAETPNVMPQLHMPLQSGSDRILKAMRRSYRKERFLGILDRVRAAMPEASITTDIIVGFPGETEEDFLETMDVVRKARFTSAFTFQYSQRPGTPAADLPDQLPKAVVQERYERLAALVSEVAWSENQRLEGRVVELLVSDQSQAGGRKDAETHRMSGRARDNRLVHFAPGGHAVRPGDLVVTTVTKASPHHLVADGEPIEVRRTRAGDAWEARQGRTSVTPGSVGLGMPSVGVPAPLPPAPACAPA